The following proteins are encoded in a genomic region of Xenopus laevis strain J_2021 chromosome 3L, Xenopus_laevis_v10.1, whole genome shotgun sequence:
- the neo1.L gene encoding neogenin isoform X1 — MAIRGPPGSLVWVTRGFFAVSILFSVCKKPTWAAKTEGSGFRTFTPFYFLTEPVDTVTLRGFAAVLNCSAYADPTPKIEWKKDGTFLNLVSDDRRKLLPDGSLLITNVVHSKHNKPDEGVYQCVATVESLGSIVTRTARLSVAGLPRFTSQPESSSVYLGDSIVLNCDVSPELVPFVQWEQNKAPRELDSRVAVLLNGSLVISNTNESDAGLYRCAVGGGSSIKYSEEAEIKVLQDTGEERPMVFLRQPLPFTRVSGQTALLTCVVSGYPIPSVRWSHNQKEILNENSEKFMLVAGGNLQISSVTEEDAGIYTCIADNGNQTIQAHAELSIQVPPVFHVKPSNTHAHESMDIVFKCEVTGKPTPTVKWVKNGDMVIPSDYFKIVEDHDLQVLGLVRSDEGFYQCIVENEVGNVQAAAQLIILEPGVTIPTSPTPSLTRATAHNVAATPGGPLPSSPRDVVASLVSTRFIKLTWRMPADPHGENLTYQVYYTKESMNRERVENTTRPGEMQVTIQNLLPETVYYFRVVALNQHGAGESSLPLKVETQPEVQVPGPAPNFKATSISSTSVSVSWETPLSGNGEIQSYKLYYLEKGADNEQDIDVGGQSYTLNGLKKYTEYTFRVVAFNKHGPGVSTQDVTVRTLSDVPSAAPQNLTLEVRSSQSILVQWQPPPVGSQNGQIVGYKVRYRKTTRKSETSEMLVDAQLSYLFTGLERDTEYSFRGVALTVNGSGPATDWVSAETFESDLDESRVPDVPSSLHVRSLVTNIVVSWTPPENQHQVVVRGYAIGYGLGSPHAQTVRVDHKQRYYTIDNLDPSSHYVISLRAYNNVGEGIPLYESAVTRQHTDPSDVDVFVVHAPYTPVPEPSPMLPPVGVQATILASDTVRITWADNSLPKNQKITDSRYYTVRWKTNIPANTKYKMANSTTLSYLVTGLKSNTLYEFSVMVTKGRRSSTWSMTAHGTTFESVPSSPPKDVTVVSKEGKPRTIIINWQPPSEANGKITGYIIYYSTDAQAELHDWVIEPVIGNRLTHQIQELTLDTTYYFKIQARNSKGMGPMSEAVLFRTPKESSPYMPNDQASSISGKGVRPSDTGSNSGSTLGGSNSHHGSPTSLDQNMLLTIIVSLGVITVLVAVVIAAICSRRSSAHHKKKRAASKSVNGSHKYKGNSKDVKPPDLWIHHERLELKPTDKSPENNAILTDTPLPRSPQDLTPGDSTTEGSIHQHSNSYRGLESEDSVSSLAGRRGMRPKIMMPFDSQPPQPVVSAHPIHSHDNSHHFRSVPGFMLHVLGGPPQAAESVRHTPSCDTVVAASSSSQTGPEDPEPSGGSFLPGSLDEDTVPSVPTAHIRPSHPLKSFAVPAVPAPASGASYEPPLPSSPLLQQQCPTALSVKTASLGTLGRVRPPLPVIVPNAPEPLETTRMLEGSECSYEPDELSKEMAHLEGLMKDLNAITTA; from the exons gcTCCGGATTCAGGACCTTTACACCCTTTTATTTCCTGACTGAGCCAGTGGACACAGTGACTCTGCGTGGTTTTGCTGCAGTACTAAACTGCTCTGCTTATGCAGATCCAACGCCGAAGATTGAATGGAAAAAGGATGGGACGTTTTTGAATCTTGTGTCCGATGATCGTCGCAAACTCTTACCAGATGGGTCATTGCTTATAACAAACGTCGTGCACTCAAAGCACAACAAGCCAGATGAAGGCGTCTACCAGTGTGTGGCCACTGTAGAAAGCCTGGGAAGCATAGTCACCCGCACTGCCCGACTCTCTGTTGCAG GCCTCCCTCGATTTACAAGCCAACCGGAGTCCTCTTCTGTATATCTTGGGGATAGCATTGTATTGAACTGTGATGTCAGTCCTGAACTGGTGCCTTTTGTGCAGTGGGAACAAAACAAGGCTCCACGGGAATTGGACAGCAGAGTAGCTGTTCTATTAAATGGCAGCTTGGTCATTAGCAACACCAATGAAAGTGATGCTGGACTATACCGCTGTGCAGTAGGTGGAGGCTCATCCATAAAATACAGTGAGGAGGCAGAGATCAAAGTACTTCAAG ACACAGGAGAGGAACGTCCCATGGTGTTTCTGCGCCAGCCTTTACCATTTACCAGAGTCTCTGGGCAGACTGCACTTTTGACTTGTGTGGTATCTGGGTATCCCATACCCAGTGTGCGCTGGAGCCATAACCAGAAAGAAATACTTAATGAAAA CTCAGAGAAGTTTATGCTCGTGGCAGGGGGCAACCTGCAGATCAGCTCTGTAACGGAAGAAGATGCTGGAATTTACACATGCATAGCTGACAATGGGAACCAGACAATTCAGGCTCATGCTGAGCTTAGCATACAAG TGCCACCTGTTTTCCATGTTAAGCCATCCAATACTCATGCACATGAGTCCATGGACATTGTGTTTAAGTGTGAGGTGACCGGGAAACCTACTCCCACGGTTAAATGGGTCAAGAATGGAGATATGGTGATTCCAAGTGACTACTTCAAGATAGTG gagGACCATGACCTGCAAGTGTTGGGTCTAGTGCGCTCAGATGAGGGATTCTATCAGTGTATAGTCGAAAATGAGGTGGGGAATGTACAGGCAGCAGCACAGCTTATTATCCTTGAGCCTG GTGTTACCATCCCAACCTCTCCCACCCCATCACTGACCCGTGCCACTGCTCACAATGTAGCTGCCACTCCAGGAGGCCCCCTGCCTTCATCCCCAAGGGATGTCGTAGCCTCTCTGGTGTCTACACGTTTCATAAAGCTGACTTGGCGTATGCCGGCTGATCCACATGGAGAGAACCTCACCTATCAGGTCTACTATACTAAGGAAAGCATGAATAG GGAACGTGTGGAGAACACTACCCGCCCAGGAGAAATGCAGGTTACAATCCAGAACCTTCTACCTGAGACAGTCTATTACTTTCGAGTGGTAGCTCTGAATCAGCACGGAGCAGGTGAAAGTTCCCTTCCTCTGAAGGTTGAAACACAGCCTGAAG tgcAAGTACCTGGCCCAGCCCCCAATTTTAAAGCCACATCCATCTCATCCACATCTGTAAGTGTTTCTTGGGAAACCCCACTGTCTGGAAATGGCGAGATTCAGAGCTACAAGCTTTATTATTTGGAAAAGGGAGCAGACAATGAGCAG GATATTGATGTGGGTGGACAATCCTATACATTAAATGGCCTGAAAAAATATACAGAGTATACCTTCAGGGTGGTAGCTTTTAACAAGCATGGGCCGGGTGTATCCACACAAGATGTGACTGTCAGGACTCTGTCAGATG TACCCAGTGCTGCTCCTCAGAACCTGACACTAGAAGTTCGGAGTTCACAG AGCATTCTAGTGCAGTGGCAGCCCCCTCCTGTAGGTTCCCAAAATGGACAGATTGTGGGCTACAAGGTCCGTTACCGCAAGACAACAAGAAAGAGTGAGACTAGCGAGATGCTTGTGGACGCTCAGCTTTCATATCTTTTTACAG GTCTTGAGCGGGACACAGAGTACAGCTTTCGGGGTGTGGCCTTGACTGTAAATGGAAGTGGCCCGGCCACAGACTGGGTTTCAGCAGAGACCTTTGAGAGTGATCTGGATG AGTCACGTGTACCGGATGTGCCAAGCTCCCTCCATGTACGTTCCTTGGTAACAAACATTGTGGTTAGTTGGACACCGCCAGAAAACCAGCACCAGGTGGTGGTCCGTGGATATGCAATTGGCTATGGTTTAGGAAGCCCCCATGCCCAGACTGTACGTGTGGACCACAAGCAACGTTACTACACCATTGATAACCTTG ATCCCAGCTCCCACTATGTTATCTCGCTTAGAGCCTACAACAATGTTGGTGAGGGAATCCCACTGTATGAGAGTGCAGTTACCCGCCAGCATACAG ACCCTTCCGATGTTGATGTGTTTGTTGTTCATGCCCCATACACCCCAGTTCCAGAGCCCAGTCCTATGTTGCCCCCAGTTGGCGTGCAAGCCACTATCCTGGCCAGTGACACTGTGCGTATCACATGGGCGGATAACTCTCTCCCCAAAAACCAGAAGATCACTGATTCAAGATATTACACAGTGAGATGGAAGACCAATATTCCAGCAAACACAAAGTATAAG ATGGCCAACAGCACAACGTTAAGTTACTTGGTTACTGGTCTGAAGTCCAACACTCTATATGAGTTCTCAGTCATGGTGACCAAAGGTCGTAGATCAAGTACATGGAGTATGACAGCCCATGGGACCACATTTGAATCAG TGCCTTCCTCACCTCCTAAAGATGTAACTGTTGTGAGCAAGGAAGGAAAACCTCGCACCATTATTATCAACTGGCAGCCTCCCTCAGAGGCCAATGGTAAAATAACAG gttacattatatattacagTACAGATGCTCAGGCTGAACTCCATGACTGGGTGATTGAGCCAGTGATTGGAAACCGTCTGACCCATCAAATACAAGAGTTGACTCTAGACACCACTTATTACTTCAAGATCCAGGCAAGAAACTCTAAGGGCATGGGTCCTATGTCAGAAGCTGTGCTTTTTCGTACCCCGAAAG AGTCATCACCTTACATGCCTAACGACCAAG CATCCAGCATCTCTGGTAAAGGGGTTCGCCCTTCTGATACTGGATCAAACAGTGGCTCAACGCTTGGAG GCAGTAATAGTCACCATGGGAGCCCGACTTCACTGGATCAGAACATGCTTCTAACAATCATTGTTTCCCTTGGTGTGATCACTGTCTTGGTTGCCGTGGTCATAGCAGCCATATGTTCCCGTCGTTCTAGCGCCCACCACAAAAA AAAGAGAGCTGCCAGTAAATCAGTGAATGGGTCGCATAAATACAAAGGCAACTCCAAGGATGTGAAACCACCAGACCTGTGGATCCATCATGAACGTTTGGAATTGAAGCCAACAGACAAGTCCCCCGAAAATAACGCCATTTTAACAGATACACCTCTTCCACGCTCCCCACAAGATCTGACACCAGGGGATAGCACAACAGAAGGCAGCATCCATCAGCACAGCAACTCATATCGAG GTCTGGAGTCAGAAGATTCTGTGTCCTCACTTGCTGGCCGTCGTGGCATGCGACCGAAGATAATGATGCCTTTTGACTCCCAGCCTCCGCAAC CGGTTGTCAGTGCCCATCCCATCCATTCCCACGATAATTCTCATCATTTTCGCTCCGTTCCTGGGTTCATGCTGCACGTGCTGGGTGGCCCTCCGCAGGCTGCAG AATCTGTGCGTCATACCCCTAGCTGTGATACCGTAGTAGCTGCATCATCTTCCTCTCAGACTGGCCCTGAGGATCCAGAGCCCTCTGGGGGTAGCTTCTTGCCTGGTTCCCTGGATGAAGATACTGTACCAAGTGTTCCCACAGCACATATCCGTCCCTCTCATCCCCTAAAAAGCTTTGCTGTTCCAGCTGTGCCTGCCCCTGCTTCTGGAGCCTCATATGAACCCCCATTACCCAGCTCTCCGCTTCTTCAACAACAAT GCCCCACCGCTTTGTCTGTGAAGACTGCCTCTCTTGGAACTCTTGGCAGAGTGCGCCCGCCTCTTCCAGTCATAGTTCCCAACGCCCCCGAACCACTAGAGACAACTAGGATGCTGGAGGGCTCAGAGTGT AGTTATGAACCGGACGAGTTAAGCAAAGAGATGGCTCACCTTGAAGGCCTGATGAAGGATCTAAATGCCATAACCACAGCATGA
- the neo1.L gene encoding neogenin isoform X8 encodes MAIRGPPGSLVWVTRGFFAVSILFSVCKKPTWAAKTEGSGFRTFTPFYFLTEPVDTVTLRGFAAVLNCSAYADPTPKIEWKKDGTFLNLVSDDRRKLLPDGSLLITNVVHSKHNKPDEGVYQCVATVESLGSIVTRTARLSVAGLPRFTSQPESSSVYLGDSIVLNCDVSPELVPFVQWEQNKAPRELDSRVAVLLNGSLVISNTNESDAGLYRCAVGGGSSIKYSEEAEIKVLQDTGEERPMVFLRQPLPFTRVSGQTALLTCVVSGYPIPSVRWSHNQKEILNENSEKFMLVAGGNLQISSVTEEDAGIYTCIADNGNQTIQAHAELSIQVPPVFHVKPSNTHAHESMDIVFKCEVTGKPTPTVKWVKNGDMVIPSDYFKIVEDHDLQVLGLVRSDEGFYQCIVENEVGNVQAAAQLIILEPAATPGGPLPSSPRDVVASLVSTRFIKLTWRMPADPHGENLTYQVYYTKESMNRERVENTTRPGEMQVTIQNLLPETVYYFRVVALNQHGAGESSLPLKVETQPEVQVPGPAPNFKATSISSTSVSVSWETPLSGNGEIQSYKLYYLEKGADNEQDIDVGGQSYTLNGLKKYTEYTFRVVAFNKHGPGVSTQDVTVRTLSDVPSAAPQNLTLEVRSSQSILVQWQPPPVGSQNGQIVGYKVRYRKTTRKSETSEMLVDAQLSYLFTGLERDTEYSFRGVALTVNGSGPATDWVSAETFESDLDESRVPDVPSSLHVRSLVTNIVVSWTPPENQHQVVVRGYAIGYGLGSPHAQTVRVDHKQRYYTIDNLDPSSHYVISLRAYNNVGEGIPLYESAVTRQHTVPEPSPMLPPVGVQATILASDTVRITWADNSLPKNQKITDSRYYTVRWKTNIPANTKYKMANSTTLSYLVTGLKSNTLYEFSVMVTKGRRSSTWSMTAHGTTFESVPSSPPKDVTVVSKEGKPRTIIINWQPPSEANGKITGYIIYYSTDAQAELHDWVIEPVIGNRLTHQIQELTLDTTYYFKIQARNSKGMGPMSEAVLFRTPKASSISGKGVRPSDTGSNSGSTLGGSNSHHGSPTSLDQNMLLTIIVSLGVITVLVAVVIAAICSRRSSAHHKKKRAASKSVNGSHKYKGNSKDVKPPDLWIHHERLELKPTDKSPENNAILTDTPLPRSPQDLTPGDSTTEGSIHQHSNSYRGLESEDSVSSLAGRRGMRPKIMMPFDSQPPQPVVSAHPIHSHDNSHHFRSVPGFMLHVLGGPPQAAESVRHTPSCDTVVAASSSSQTGPEDPEPSGGSFLPGSLDEDTVPSVPTAHIRPSHPLKSFAVPAVPAPASGASYEPPLPSSPLLQQQCPTALSVKTASLGTLGRVRPPLPVIVPNAPEPLETTRMLEGSECSYEPDELSKEMAHLEGLMKDLNAITTA; translated from the exons gcTCCGGATTCAGGACCTTTACACCCTTTTATTTCCTGACTGAGCCAGTGGACACAGTGACTCTGCGTGGTTTTGCTGCAGTACTAAACTGCTCTGCTTATGCAGATCCAACGCCGAAGATTGAATGGAAAAAGGATGGGACGTTTTTGAATCTTGTGTCCGATGATCGTCGCAAACTCTTACCAGATGGGTCATTGCTTATAACAAACGTCGTGCACTCAAAGCACAACAAGCCAGATGAAGGCGTCTACCAGTGTGTGGCCACTGTAGAAAGCCTGGGAAGCATAGTCACCCGCACTGCCCGACTCTCTGTTGCAG GCCTCCCTCGATTTACAAGCCAACCGGAGTCCTCTTCTGTATATCTTGGGGATAGCATTGTATTGAACTGTGATGTCAGTCCTGAACTGGTGCCTTTTGTGCAGTGGGAACAAAACAAGGCTCCACGGGAATTGGACAGCAGAGTAGCTGTTCTATTAAATGGCAGCTTGGTCATTAGCAACACCAATGAAAGTGATGCTGGACTATACCGCTGTGCAGTAGGTGGAGGCTCATCCATAAAATACAGTGAGGAGGCAGAGATCAAAGTACTTCAAG ACACAGGAGAGGAACGTCCCATGGTGTTTCTGCGCCAGCCTTTACCATTTACCAGAGTCTCTGGGCAGACTGCACTTTTGACTTGTGTGGTATCTGGGTATCCCATACCCAGTGTGCGCTGGAGCCATAACCAGAAAGAAATACTTAATGAAAA CTCAGAGAAGTTTATGCTCGTGGCAGGGGGCAACCTGCAGATCAGCTCTGTAACGGAAGAAGATGCTGGAATTTACACATGCATAGCTGACAATGGGAACCAGACAATTCAGGCTCATGCTGAGCTTAGCATACAAG TGCCACCTGTTTTCCATGTTAAGCCATCCAATACTCATGCACATGAGTCCATGGACATTGTGTTTAAGTGTGAGGTGACCGGGAAACCTACTCCCACGGTTAAATGGGTCAAGAATGGAGATATGGTGATTCCAAGTGACTACTTCAAGATAGTG gagGACCATGACCTGCAAGTGTTGGGTCTAGTGCGCTCAGATGAGGGATTCTATCAGTGTATAGTCGAAAATGAGGTGGGGAATGTACAGGCAGCAGCACAGCTTATTATCCTTGAGCCTG CTGCCACTCCAGGAGGCCCCCTGCCTTCATCCCCAAGGGATGTCGTAGCCTCTCTGGTGTCTACACGTTTCATAAAGCTGACTTGGCGTATGCCGGCTGATCCACATGGAGAGAACCTCACCTATCAGGTCTACTATACTAAGGAAAGCATGAATAG GGAACGTGTGGAGAACACTACCCGCCCAGGAGAAATGCAGGTTACAATCCAGAACCTTCTACCTGAGACAGTCTATTACTTTCGAGTGGTAGCTCTGAATCAGCACGGAGCAGGTGAAAGTTCCCTTCCTCTGAAGGTTGAAACACAGCCTGAAG tgcAAGTACCTGGCCCAGCCCCCAATTTTAAAGCCACATCCATCTCATCCACATCTGTAAGTGTTTCTTGGGAAACCCCACTGTCTGGAAATGGCGAGATTCAGAGCTACAAGCTTTATTATTTGGAAAAGGGAGCAGACAATGAGCAG GATATTGATGTGGGTGGACAATCCTATACATTAAATGGCCTGAAAAAATATACAGAGTATACCTTCAGGGTGGTAGCTTTTAACAAGCATGGGCCGGGTGTATCCACACAAGATGTGACTGTCAGGACTCTGTCAGATG TACCCAGTGCTGCTCCTCAGAACCTGACACTAGAAGTTCGGAGTTCACAG AGCATTCTAGTGCAGTGGCAGCCCCCTCCTGTAGGTTCCCAAAATGGACAGATTGTGGGCTACAAGGTCCGTTACCGCAAGACAACAAGAAAGAGTGAGACTAGCGAGATGCTTGTGGACGCTCAGCTTTCATATCTTTTTACAG GTCTTGAGCGGGACACAGAGTACAGCTTTCGGGGTGTGGCCTTGACTGTAAATGGAAGTGGCCCGGCCACAGACTGGGTTTCAGCAGAGACCTTTGAGAGTGATCTGGATG AGTCACGTGTACCGGATGTGCCAAGCTCCCTCCATGTACGTTCCTTGGTAACAAACATTGTGGTTAGTTGGACACCGCCAGAAAACCAGCACCAGGTGGTGGTCCGTGGATATGCAATTGGCTATGGTTTAGGAAGCCCCCATGCCCAGACTGTACGTGTGGACCACAAGCAACGTTACTACACCATTGATAACCTTG ATCCCAGCTCCCACTATGTTATCTCGCTTAGAGCCTACAACAATGTTGGTGAGGGAATCCCACTGTATGAGAGTGCAGTTACCCGCCAGCATACAG TTCCAGAGCCCAGTCCTATGTTGCCCCCAGTTGGCGTGCAAGCCACTATCCTGGCCAGTGACACTGTGCGTATCACATGGGCGGATAACTCTCTCCCCAAAAACCAGAAGATCACTGATTCAAGATATTACACAGTGAGATGGAAGACCAATATTCCAGCAAACACAAAGTATAAG ATGGCCAACAGCACAACGTTAAGTTACTTGGTTACTGGTCTGAAGTCCAACACTCTATATGAGTTCTCAGTCATGGTGACCAAAGGTCGTAGATCAAGTACATGGAGTATGACAGCCCATGGGACCACATTTGAATCAG TGCCTTCCTCACCTCCTAAAGATGTAACTGTTGTGAGCAAGGAAGGAAAACCTCGCACCATTATTATCAACTGGCAGCCTCCCTCAGAGGCCAATGGTAAAATAACAG gttacattatatattacagTACAGATGCTCAGGCTGAACTCCATGACTGGGTGATTGAGCCAGTGATTGGAAACCGTCTGACCCATCAAATACAAGAGTTGACTCTAGACACCACTTATTACTTCAAGATCCAGGCAAGAAACTCTAAGGGCATGGGTCCTATGTCAGAAGCTGTGCTTTTTCGTACCCCGAAAG CATCCAGCATCTCTGGTAAAGGGGTTCGCCCTTCTGATACTGGATCAAACAGTGGCTCAACGCTTGGAG GCAGTAATAGTCACCATGGGAGCCCGACTTCACTGGATCAGAACATGCTTCTAACAATCATTGTTTCCCTTGGTGTGATCACTGTCTTGGTTGCCGTGGTCATAGCAGCCATATGTTCCCGTCGTTCTAGCGCCCACCACAAAAA AAAGAGAGCTGCCAGTAAATCAGTGAATGGGTCGCATAAATACAAAGGCAACTCCAAGGATGTGAAACCACCAGACCTGTGGATCCATCATGAACGTTTGGAATTGAAGCCAACAGACAAGTCCCCCGAAAATAACGCCATTTTAACAGATACACCTCTTCCACGCTCCCCACAAGATCTGACACCAGGGGATAGCACAACAGAAGGCAGCATCCATCAGCACAGCAACTCATATCGAG GTCTGGAGTCAGAAGATTCTGTGTCCTCACTTGCTGGCCGTCGTGGCATGCGACCGAAGATAATGATGCCTTTTGACTCCCAGCCTCCGCAAC CGGTTGTCAGTGCCCATCCCATCCATTCCCACGATAATTCTCATCATTTTCGCTCCGTTCCTGGGTTCATGCTGCACGTGCTGGGTGGCCCTCCGCAGGCTGCAG AATCTGTGCGTCATACCCCTAGCTGTGATACCGTAGTAGCTGCATCATCTTCCTCTCAGACTGGCCCTGAGGATCCAGAGCCCTCTGGGGGTAGCTTCTTGCCTGGTTCCCTGGATGAAGATACTGTACCAAGTGTTCCCACAGCACATATCCGTCCCTCTCATCCCCTAAAAAGCTTTGCTGTTCCAGCTGTGCCTGCCCCTGCTTCTGGAGCCTCATATGAACCCCCATTACCCAGCTCTCCGCTTCTTCAACAACAAT GCCCCACCGCTTTGTCTGTGAAGACTGCCTCTCTTGGAACTCTTGGCAGAGTGCGCCCGCCTCTTCCAGTCATAGTTCCCAACGCCCCCGAACCACTAGAGACAACTAGGATGCTGGAGGGCTCAGAGTGT AGTTATGAACCGGACGAGTTAAGCAAAGAGATGGCTCACCTTGAAGGCCTGATGAAGGATCTAAATGCCATAACCACAGCATGA